The following proteins are encoded in a genomic region of Candidatus Rokuibacteriota bacterium:
- a CDS encoding BrnT family toxin has protein sequence MRFEWDAAKAASNLAKHGVSFEEASTVFGDRLATTVLDPDHSVGEERWLTTGLSRERRLVILWHTNREETTIRIIGARLPTPSERRTYESGQ, from the coding sequence GTGCGGTTTGAATGGGATGCTGCGAAGGCAGCGTCGAACCTCGCGAAACACGGTGTTTCATTCGAAGAGGCGAGCACGGTGTTCGGCGATCGGCTGGCCACGACCGTCCTTGATCCGGACCATTCCGTCGGCGAGGAGCGTTGGCTCACCACGGGGCTGTCGCGCGAGCGCAGACTCGTGATCCTTTGGCATACGAACCGAGAGGAGACGACAATCCGCATCATCGGTGCGCGGTTGCCCACACCCAGTGAGCGGAGGACCTATGAGTCAGGACAATAG